The following proteins are co-located in the Rattus norvegicus strain BN/NHsdMcwi chromosome 19, GRCr8, whole genome shotgun sequence genome:
- the LOC134483258 gene encoding DNA-directed RNA polymerase II subunit GRINL1A-like: MLDTSSLVPEGSSVDIESSKTTSETQGPTQLTHKGNEETLETGCIVSTSPSVSITAQAPPSEVNEHLPQHSSQAEEVSSSLDSLFITKLQKITTADQTEPSEKNTSTENFPGVQSETPKKPHYLTVLEMRARNPVPPPHKFKTNVLPTQQSDSPSQCQRAQSPASSEEQLCRARQHLDDVTAVRLVLLHHLPAQLLSIEESLALQKEQRQNYEETRAKLAAQKQAERLNITMQSYNREGESSGRYREVRDEDDAQSLDEC; the protein is encoded by the coding sequence atgcTTGATACTTCATCATTAGTTCCTGAAGGTTCCTCAGTAGACAttgaatcatctaaaacaacctcagaaactcagggacctacacagctcactcacaaaggcaatgaagagactttggagactggctgcATAGTGAGTACCAGCCCGTCTGTCAGcatcacagcccaggctcccccatctgaagttaatgaacatctcccccagcattcaagtcaagcggaagaggtttccagcagcctcgacagtctgtttatcactaaattgcaaaagatcacaactgcagaccagactgaaccctcagaaaaaaacaccagcactgagaactttccaggagtgcagagtgagactcctaagaagcctcattacctgacagtgctagaaatgcgagctagaaacccagtgccccctcctcataagtttaagaccaatgtgttacccacacaacagagtgactcaccaagtcagtgtcagagggctcagtctcctgcttcctcagaagagcagctatgcagggctaggcagcatcttgatgatgtcacagcagtTCGCCTTGTTCTGCTCCACCAcctgcctgcacagctgctctccatagaAGAGTCGCTGGCTCTGCAGAAAGAGCAGAGGCAGAATTATGAGGAGACGCGGGCAAAGCTCGCAGcacagaaacaagccgagagactgaatattacaatgcagagctacaatcgagaaggggagtcttcagg